A single Trachemys scripta elegans isolate TJP31775 chromosome 20, CAS_Tse_1.0, whole genome shotgun sequence DNA region contains:
- the KIAA1522 gene encoding uncharacterized protein KIAA1522 homolog isoform X1 — protein MSGRRSQEAPAAGEDTWLPAGGQEKGDVPSAQGPPRKKKPKSGSSSLRWAFSWLRGKRKKKKSSGSNAHHGAPPAEGEAPSKGKKQEERAKKGKGSAKAENNKRLNVQYKAGEERPDNVFFPSSRPPHLEELHNQAQAGLKSLQHQEKQKQTRSGWDHGDSNSIQSSHTSAEDDEISFRSRTQSCTTENASEDALSIRSEMIQRKGSTFRPHDSFPKSSEKAGKRRKERRTTVLGIPQHVQKELGLRNSHEPRKRPGSVSPRDDPRLAGSPHSPASLPVVNGGEADGDMIHVPTINGNLQPPLAPKGGARVSLQALEEAESDAAIQRHINRVYYDDSLLGRRTAAKLSPLLRPKSLAVPGMTTNPSPPPELLGPVMSISPQATYMSKIIPNAVLPPMVDVIALSRSSVRTLSRCSLVSSSPASVRSLARFSEPSARSREHSSSSDNWSHSQSTETIVSDSSTISSQGGSDSRKWEAGPPSEADTAGRSDTDQLSVYSAVSCTNSCSKARPVYTAHGLLAVGPGGSSGRASPAYSTSSMADGSDTVSVRSDRSSTRSVSLRKMKKPPAPPRRTHSLHQKAQQRQQVVGEGGQKVLGLPPKPDPRHQREPWTPHLENQSPLAEDEVFSPCSLSETSSIRSDSLAYSADASSPDVSQCSPVPGEKLRREVEGVAVILREQQATPRQSSPEGFKRTMSPSSGYSSQSGTPTLPTKGLGPHASSPGKRRPQPKKPERVCSLQSPALSISSSLTSLSSSTSDPAPAETVAPPAGPALSWQSRMDRFIIPPHPKVPAPISPPPTKPRQAAPSASPAVSSPAPSTASEKSSSRSPPPSPPPPYHPPPPPVKKAETSPEAPHSETTREAPQDPSWPPPPPPALDEQDLSMADFPPPDEAGFSTLPEPLPVTGTAVSSSVAAQPVPTGSEQPASPKAAPTGDGPGAAALAFSAKVSSRTQQQQGPLAGSTLPAPAAELPTPPAMPPSAGATPGLQPSQANPAVPAAPPPAPAAPAPPTALQPQASLKKTANGSRLDPKKEPVSRSKSNPTPKEDANLPIVTPSLLQMVRLRSVNVDGHAPAGPGKQPPGQNGQGADGVGKQPQQVPQKPLRKSLSLRQSPSSKDTVPSNQLQNAVRLKTSPLSSRDAPTSRLADWTNGNKLTLPGHSASSSEPTAGDAKDGQVSPIHKSPASTASFIFAKSSKKLVIETPSSPEAQADLKRNLVAELMNFAGQRSTVPTMSQQGQVLPGKPQAQRKSSKVPPPIARKPSLGMGQPPSPMSPKPQGEEVLNCSLPDCKAKAPSAEENRIKSELSVNAAPQADSSRAGHLAGPETPPA, from the exons GCTCTGCCAAGGCTGAGAACAACAAGAGGCTGAATGTCCAGTACAAGGCGGGAGAGGAGCGGCCCGACAATGTCTTCTTCCCCAGCAGCCGCCCGCCGCACCTGGAAGAGCTGCACAACCAGGCTCAGGCAGGACTCAAATCTCTGCAGCACCAAG aaaaacaaaaacagaccagAAGCGGCTGGGACCACGGAGACAGCAACAGCATCCAG TCTTCCCACACCTCTGCGGAGGACGATGAGATTTCCTTCCGAAGCAGGACCCAGTCATGCACGACAGAGAATGCCTCCGAGGACGCCCTCTCTATCCGCTCGGAGATGATCCAGAGGAAAG GTTCCACCTTCCGGCCTcacgactccttccccaaatcctcggagaaggcagggaagaggaggaaggagaggaggacaACGGTTCTGGGCATCCCCCAGCATGTCCAGAAGGAGCTGG GTCTGAGAAACAGTCACGAGCCGAGGAAACGCCCTGGCAGCGTTTCCCCCAGAGATGACCCCaggctggctgggagcccccacAGCCCGGCATCCCTGCCGGTGGTGAATGGCGGCGAGGCCGACGGTGACATGATCCACGTCCCCACCATCAATGGAAACCTGCAGCCCCCGCTGGCCCCCAAGGGCGGCGCCCGTGTATCCCTGCAAGCCCTGGAGGAGGCCGAGTCAGACGCAGCCATCCAGAGGCACATCAACCGTGTCTACTACGATGACtcgctgctggggaggaggacgGCAGCCAAGCTGTCTCCCTTGCTGAGGCCGAAGTCACTGGCTGTGCCGGGCATGACCACCAACCCCAGCCCTCCCCCGGAGCTGCTGGGCCCTGTTATGTCCATTTCCCCCCAGGCCACCTACATGTCCAAGATCATTCCCAACGCCGTCCTGCCCCCCATGGTGGACGTCATCGCGCTGAGCAGGAGCAGCGTGCGGACGCTGAGCCGCTGCAGCCTGGTTTCCTCCAGCCCGGCCTCAGTCCGCTCCCTCGCCCGCTTCTCGGAGCCCAGTGCCCGCAGCCGGGAGCACTCCTCCTCCAGCGACAACTGGAGCCACTCCCAGTCCACGGAGACCATCGTGTCCGACAGCTCCACCATCTCCTCGCAGGGCGGCTCCGACAGCAGGAAGTGGGAGGCCGGGCCACCCAGCGAGGCGGATACGGCAGGCCGGTCCGACACAGACCAGCTCAGTGTCTACAGTGCCGTGAGCTGCACCAACTCCTGTTCCAAGGCCAGGCCTGTCTACACGGCCCACGGCCTGCTGGCAGTGGGGCCGGGGGGCAGCAGCGGCAGGGCCTCACCTGCGTACAGCACCAGCAGCATGGCGGACGGCTCGGACACCGTGAGCGTGAGGAGCGACCGCTCTTCCACACGCAGCGTATCCCTCAGGAAGATGAAGAAGCCGCCGGCGCCCCCCAGGAGGACCCACTCCCTGCACCAAAAGGctcagcagaggcagcaggtggTGGGCGAGGGGGGACAGAAAGTGCTGGGCCTGCCCCCTAAGCCAGATCCCAGACACCAGCGTGAGCCGTGGACACCGCACCTGGAGAATCAGAGCCCCCTGGCCGAGGACGAGGTTTTCTCGCCCTGCTCGCTGAGCGAGACGAGCAGCATCCGCTCCGACAGCCTGGCCTACTCGGCCGACGCCAGCTCCCCCGACGTGTCCCAGTGCAGCCCGGTGCCGGGGGAGAAGCTCcggagggaggtggagggggtggCCGTCATCCTCAGGGAGCAGCAGgccacccccaggcagagctCCCCCGAGGGATTCAAGCGCACCATGTCGCCCTCCAGTGGCTACTCGAGTCAGAGCggcacccccaccctccccaccaaAGGGCTTGGCCCTCACGCCTCATCTCCAGGAAAGAGGAGGCCCCAGCCAAAGAAACCGGAGAGGGTCTGCTCGCTGCAGTCTCCTGCGCTGTCCATCTCCTCCTCACTGACATCCTTATCTTCCTCCACCTCCGACCCAGCCCCTGCAGAGACCGTGGCACCCCCAGCTGGCCCGGCCCTTTCCTGGCAGAGTAGAATGGACAGGTTTATTATTCCTCCTCACCCCAAGGTGCCGGCCCCtatctcccccccgcccaccaagCCCCGGCAGGCAGCGCCTTCTGCCAGCCCCGctgtctcctcccctgccccaagcacggccagcgagaagtccagcagcaggtcaccccctccatctcctccacctccctaccatcctcctccaccaccagtgAAAAAGGCTGAGACAAGTCCAGAAGCCCCCCACTCAGAGACTACCCGGGAGGCGCCTCAGGACCCTTCgtggcccccacctcctcccccagcgcTGGACGAACAGGATCTGTCCATGGCGGACTTCCCTCCCCCAGACGAGGCCGGCTTCTCCACCCTGCCGGAGCCGCTCCCAGTCACCGGAACCGCAGTGTCTTCTTCCGTTGCAGCCCAGCCAGTGCCCACGGGCTCAGAGCAGCCGGCCAGCCCCAAAGCAGCACCCACAGGGGATGGTCCAGGGGCAGCCGCGCTTGCATTCTCCGCCAAAGTCTCCTCAAGGACTCAGCAGCAACAGGGCCCCTTGGCTGGGTCAACACTGCCAGCTCCCGCTGCGGAGTTGCCCACGCCCCCCGCCATGCCCCCATCAGCCGGAGCAACGCCTGGCTTGCAGCCTAGCCAGGCCAATCCTGCGGTGCCTGCAGCCCCACCTCCGGCACCTGCGgctccagccccgcccacagCTCTGCAGCCTCAAGCAAGCCTTAAGAAGACAGCGAATGGCTCCCGGCTGGATCCTAAGAAGGAGCCTGTCTCTCGCAGTAAGAGCAACCCCACGCCAAAGGAGGACGCAAACCTCCCCATCGTCACTCCCTCCCTGCTGCAGATGGTGCGCCTGCGCTCGGTCAACGTGGATGGGCATGCGCCGGCCGGCCCGGGCAAGCAGCCGCCTGGCCAGAACGGACAGGGCGCCGATGGCGTAgggaagcagcctcagcaggTCCCCCAGAAACCCCTCCGCAAGTCCCTGTCCCTGCGGCAGTCCCCTTCTTCCAAAGACACCGTGCCTTCGAACCAGCTGCAAAATGCCGTACGGCTGAAGACTTCCCCCTTGTCCTCCAGAGATGCCCCGACCTCCAGACTGGCGGACTGGACCAACGGCAACAAGCTTACTCTCCCAGGCCACTCAGCCTCTAGCTCGGAGCCCACCGCTGGGGATGCCAAGGACGGCCAGGTGTCCCCCATCCACAAATCACCTGCCTCCACCGCCAGCTTCATCTTCGCCAAGAGCTCCAAGAAGCTGGTCATAGAGACCCCATCTTCCCCAGAGGCCCAGGCCGACCTGAAGAGGAACTTGGTAGCTGAGCTGATGAATTTTGCCGGGCAGCGCTCCACAGTCCCAACAATGTCCCAGCAGGGCCAGGTGCTCCCTGGCAAGCCACAAGCACAGAGGAAGTCCAGCAAGGTCCCACCTCCCATAGCCAGGAAGCCTTCGCTTGGCATGGGGCAGCCTCCGTCACCTATGAGCCCAAAGCCGCAGGGGGAGGAAGTGCTGAACTGTTCCCTACCAGACTGTAAAGCAAAGGCTCCCTCGGCAGAAGAGAACAGGATTAAGAGCGAACTGTCTGTGAACGCGGCCCCCCAAGCCGACAGCAGCAGAGCCGGGCACCTGGCAGGCCCAGAGACTCCCCCTGCATAA
- the KIAA1522 gene encoding uncharacterized protein KIAA1522 homolog isoform X3, with translation MVVFLGRNLPSLLTLFKKKGSAKAENNKRLNVQYKAGEERPDNVFFPSSRPPHLEELHNQAQAGLKSLQHQEKQKQTRSGWDHGDSNSIQSSHTSAEDDEISFRSRTQSCTTENASEDALSIRSEMIQRKGSTFRPHDSFPKSSEKAGKRRKERRTTVLGIPQHVQKELGLRNSHEPRKRPGSVSPRDDPRLAGSPHSPASLPVVNGGEADGDMIHVPTINGNLQPPLAPKGGARVSLQALEEAESDAAIQRHINRVYYDDSLLGRRTAAKLSPLLRPKSLAVPGMTTNPSPPPELLGPVMSISPQATYMSKIIPNAVLPPMVDVIALSRSSVRTLSRCSLVSSSPASVRSLARFSEPSARSREHSSSSDNWSHSQSTETIVSDSSTISSQGGSDSRKWEAGPPSEADTAGRSDTDQLSVYSAVSCTNSCSKARPVYTAHGLLAVGPGGSSGRASPAYSTSSMADGSDTVSVRSDRSSTRSVSLRKMKKPPAPPRRTHSLHQKAQQRQQVVGEGGQKVLGLPPKPDPRHQREPWTPHLENQSPLAEDEVFSPCSLSETSSIRSDSLAYSADASSPDVSQCSPVPGEKLRREVEGVAVILREQQATPRQSSPEGFKRTMSPSSGYSSQSGTPTLPTKGLGPHASSPGKRRPQPKKPERVCSLQSPALSISSSLTSLSSSTSDPAPAETVAPPAGPALSWQSRMDRFIIPPHPKVPAPISPPPTKPRQAAPSASPAVSSPAPSTASEKSSSRSPPPSPPPPYHPPPPPVKKAETSPEAPHSETTREAPQDPSWPPPPPPALDEQDLSMADFPPPDEAGFSTLPEPLPVTGTAVSSSVAAQPVPTGSEQPASPKAAPTGDGPGAAALAFSAKVSSRTQQQQGPLAGSTLPAPAAELPTPPAMPPSAGATPGLQPSQANPAVPAAPPPAPAAPAPPTALQPQASLKKTANGSRLDPKKEPVSRSKSNPTPKEDANLPIVTPSLLQMVRLRSVNVDGHAPAGPGKQPPGQNGQGADGVGKQPQQVPQKPLRKSLSLRQSPSSKDTVPSNQLQNAVRLKTSPLSSRDAPTSRLADWTNGNKLTLPGHSASSSEPTAGDAKDGQVSPIHKSPASTASFIFAKSSKKLVIETPSSPEAQADLKRNLVAELMNFAGQRSTVPTMSQQGQVLPGKPQAQRKSSKVPPPIARKPSLGMGQPPSPMSPKPQGEEVLNCSLPDCKAKAPSAEENRIKSELSVNAAPQADSSRAGHLAGPETPPA, from the exons ATGGTGGTTTTCCTCGGCAGaaacctcccctccctcctgactCTGTTTAAGAAGAAAG GCTCTGCCAAGGCTGAGAACAACAAGAGGCTGAATGTCCAGTACAAGGCGGGAGAGGAGCGGCCCGACAATGTCTTCTTCCCCAGCAGCCGCCCGCCGCACCTGGAAGAGCTGCACAACCAGGCTCAGGCAGGACTCAAATCTCTGCAGCACCAAG aaaaacaaaaacagaccagAAGCGGCTGGGACCACGGAGACAGCAACAGCATCCAG TCTTCCCACACCTCTGCGGAGGACGATGAGATTTCCTTCCGAAGCAGGACCCAGTCATGCACGACAGAGAATGCCTCCGAGGACGCCCTCTCTATCCGCTCGGAGATGATCCAGAGGAAAG GTTCCACCTTCCGGCCTcacgactccttccccaaatcctcggagaaggcagggaagaggaggaaggagaggaggacaACGGTTCTGGGCATCCCCCAGCATGTCCAGAAGGAGCTGG GTCTGAGAAACAGTCACGAGCCGAGGAAACGCCCTGGCAGCGTTTCCCCCAGAGATGACCCCaggctggctgggagcccccacAGCCCGGCATCCCTGCCGGTGGTGAATGGCGGCGAGGCCGACGGTGACATGATCCACGTCCCCACCATCAATGGAAACCTGCAGCCCCCGCTGGCCCCCAAGGGCGGCGCCCGTGTATCCCTGCAAGCCCTGGAGGAGGCCGAGTCAGACGCAGCCATCCAGAGGCACATCAACCGTGTCTACTACGATGACtcgctgctggggaggaggacgGCAGCCAAGCTGTCTCCCTTGCTGAGGCCGAAGTCACTGGCTGTGCCGGGCATGACCACCAACCCCAGCCCTCCCCCGGAGCTGCTGGGCCCTGTTATGTCCATTTCCCCCCAGGCCACCTACATGTCCAAGATCATTCCCAACGCCGTCCTGCCCCCCATGGTGGACGTCATCGCGCTGAGCAGGAGCAGCGTGCGGACGCTGAGCCGCTGCAGCCTGGTTTCCTCCAGCCCGGCCTCAGTCCGCTCCCTCGCCCGCTTCTCGGAGCCCAGTGCCCGCAGCCGGGAGCACTCCTCCTCCAGCGACAACTGGAGCCACTCCCAGTCCACGGAGACCATCGTGTCCGACAGCTCCACCATCTCCTCGCAGGGCGGCTCCGACAGCAGGAAGTGGGAGGCCGGGCCACCCAGCGAGGCGGATACGGCAGGCCGGTCCGACACAGACCAGCTCAGTGTCTACAGTGCCGTGAGCTGCACCAACTCCTGTTCCAAGGCCAGGCCTGTCTACACGGCCCACGGCCTGCTGGCAGTGGGGCCGGGGGGCAGCAGCGGCAGGGCCTCACCTGCGTACAGCACCAGCAGCATGGCGGACGGCTCGGACACCGTGAGCGTGAGGAGCGACCGCTCTTCCACACGCAGCGTATCCCTCAGGAAGATGAAGAAGCCGCCGGCGCCCCCCAGGAGGACCCACTCCCTGCACCAAAAGGctcagcagaggcagcaggtggTGGGCGAGGGGGGACAGAAAGTGCTGGGCCTGCCCCCTAAGCCAGATCCCAGACACCAGCGTGAGCCGTGGACACCGCACCTGGAGAATCAGAGCCCCCTGGCCGAGGACGAGGTTTTCTCGCCCTGCTCGCTGAGCGAGACGAGCAGCATCCGCTCCGACAGCCTGGCCTACTCGGCCGACGCCAGCTCCCCCGACGTGTCCCAGTGCAGCCCGGTGCCGGGGGAGAAGCTCcggagggaggtggagggggtggCCGTCATCCTCAGGGAGCAGCAGgccacccccaggcagagctCCCCCGAGGGATTCAAGCGCACCATGTCGCCCTCCAGTGGCTACTCGAGTCAGAGCggcacccccaccctccccaccaaAGGGCTTGGCCCTCACGCCTCATCTCCAGGAAAGAGGAGGCCCCAGCCAAAGAAACCGGAGAGGGTCTGCTCGCTGCAGTCTCCTGCGCTGTCCATCTCCTCCTCACTGACATCCTTATCTTCCTCCACCTCCGACCCAGCCCCTGCAGAGACCGTGGCACCCCCAGCTGGCCCGGCCCTTTCCTGGCAGAGTAGAATGGACAGGTTTATTATTCCTCCTCACCCCAAGGTGCCGGCCCCtatctcccccccgcccaccaagCCCCGGCAGGCAGCGCCTTCTGCCAGCCCCGctgtctcctcccctgccccaagcacggccagcgagaagtccagcagcaggtcaccccctccatctcctccacctccctaccatcctcctccaccaccagtgAAAAAGGCTGAGACAAGTCCAGAAGCCCCCCACTCAGAGACTACCCGGGAGGCGCCTCAGGACCCTTCgtggcccccacctcctcccccagcgcTGGACGAACAGGATCTGTCCATGGCGGACTTCCCTCCCCCAGACGAGGCCGGCTTCTCCACCCTGCCGGAGCCGCTCCCAGTCACCGGAACCGCAGTGTCTTCTTCCGTTGCAGCCCAGCCAGTGCCCACGGGCTCAGAGCAGCCGGCCAGCCCCAAAGCAGCACCCACAGGGGATGGTCCAGGGGCAGCCGCGCTTGCATTCTCCGCCAAAGTCTCCTCAAGGACTCAGCAGCAACAGGGCCCCTTGGCTGGGTCAACACTGCCAGCTCCCGCTGCGGAGTTGCCCACGCCCCCCGCCATGCCCCCATCAGCCGGAGCAACGCCTGGCTTGCAGCCTAGCCAGGCCAATCCTGCGGTGCCTGCAGCCCCACCTCCGGCACCTGCGgctccagccccgcccacagCTCTGCAGCCTCAAGCAAGCCTTAAGAAGACAGCGAATGGCTCCCGGCTGGATCCTAAGAAGGAGCCTGTCTCTCGCAGTAAGAGCAACCCCACGCCAAAGGAGGACGCAAACCTCCCCATCGTCACTCCCTCCCTGCTGCAGATGGTGCGCCTGCGCTCGGTCAACGTGGATGGGCATGCGCCGGCCGGCCCGGGCAAGCAGCCGCCTGGCCAGAACGGACAGGGCGCCGATGGCGTAgggaagcagcctcagcaggTCCCCCAGAAACCCCTCCGCAAGTCCCTGTCCCTGCGGCAGTCCCCTTCTTCCAAAGACACCGTGCCTTCGAACCAGCTGCAAAATGCCGTACGGCTGAAGACTTCCCCCTTGTCCTCCAGAGATGCCCCGACCTCCAGACTGGCGGACTGGACCAACGGCAACAAGCTTACTCTCCCAGGCCACTCAGCCTCTAGCTCGGAGCCCACCGCTGGGGATGCCAAGGACGGCCAGGTGTCCCCCATCCACAAATCACCTGCCTCCACCGCCAGCTTCATCTTCGCCAAGAGCTCCAAGAAGCTGGTCATAGAGACCCCATCTTCCCCAGAGGCCCAGGCCGACCTGAAGAGGAACTTGGTAGCTGAGCTGATGAATTTTGCCGGGCAGCGCTCCACAGTCCCAACAATGTCCCAGCAGGGCCAGGTGCTCCCTGGCAAGCCACAAGCACAGAGGAAGTCCAGCAAGGTCCCACCTCCCATAGCCAGGAAGCCTTCGCTTGGCATGGGGCAGCCTCCGTCACCTATGAGCCCAAAGCCGCAGGGGGAGGAAGTGCTGAACTGTTCCCTACCAGACTGTAAAGCAAAGGCTCCCTCGGCAGAAGAGAACAGGATTAAGAGCGAACTGTCTGTGAACGCGGCCCCCCAAGCCGACAGCAGCAGAGCCGGGCACCTGGCAGGCCCAGAGACTCCCCCTGCATAA